ACCACGTCCGCGCCGTCATCCGCGAACCGCTCTGCGATTTTCTTTCCGATACCACTGGACGAGCCCGTGACTATCGCAGTCTGACCGGCGACACTGAACTGTTCGGTCGTCATGCAACCCCCTCCGAGATGCGAGTGGCCATTATCATTGTTAGCTTCAGTTCATAATTGCTGTCCTTTGTTAATAAATTTGGTGTGGTTTTTGCAATCGTTATCTTAATCTGAGGGAATAGACATCACGAACCATGGGCAAGTCAGCGTTCAGTGACAGAGCACGCTCCGGTAACGTCGCGGGACTCCACGATGAGACGGTGGAGCGCCACGTCGACGACCCGGCGCTCGAAATGCACGAAGGGAAACCACCCGTGATCAGCTCTGGGACCGCTCGGTGTGGTCCCCGGACGGACGCTACGAACTCGGAGCCAGAACGGACGACCGAAACGAGGTCTAACCGTGGGAGATGACTGTCAGCGCTGGCGAGCCGTGTTCTGGGACATCGGGGGCGTTATCCTCGACATAGAGTCCGTCCGCGACGCCCATGAGGTGTTCCTTCGGCGTCTGGTCGAGACGCACGCGCCGGACACGCCGGTCGAGGACGCGATCCAAACGTGGCGAACCGCGGTCGGACGATACTTCAGCGAGCGCGAGGGAACGGAGTTCCGGCCGGCGCGGACTGCCTACGACCGCACTGTGGCCGAAATCGCTGGGGAGTCGATACCGGCGCCCGAGTGGCGGCCTGCCTTCGAGGCTGCGACGAGCGAGACGCTTCGACCGAACCCCGATGCCGTCGAGACGATCGACAGACTGGCGGAGAGCGAACTGCACGTCGGCGTTCTCAGCGACGTGGACACCGAGGAGGGATTCCGGATTCTGGAGGCATTCGGCGTCAGGGAACGTTTCGATTCGATAATAACTTCCGAGATGGTCGGCCGAACGAAACCCGACCGGCGGATGTTCGAGACGGCCCTGCGGGAGGCCGACGTAACTGCCGGCGAGGCAATTATGATCGGAGACCGATACGAACACGACATGGCTGGCGCGTCGGCGGTGGGGATGACGACTATCGCGTACGGTGCAGACGACGGTCCCGATGTCGATTACGCTGTCGACGACCTCCGGGAAGTACTCTCGATAGCCGGCGTTTCGAGCGGGCGCGACGGTTCGGACGGACGCTGAACGCCGGCGCTACTCGCCGCGGAATCGCGCCACGTGTTCGACCTCGCTCGGGTCGGTGTCCTTGAACGCCCGTCTGGCAATAACTCGCTTGTGGACCTCGTCCGCGCCGTCGATGATGCGGAACTGGCGGACGTTTTCGTAGAAGTCCGCCAGCGGGAGGTCCTTGCCGATGCCGTTTCCACCACAGATTTGAACCGCGGTGTCGATGGCGTCCTGCGCGACGTCCGCGGTGAACACCTTGCTCATCGCCACCTCGACGCGGGCCTG
This DNA window, taken from Haloferax mediterranei ATCC 33500, encodes the following:
- a CDS encoding HAD family hydrolase; translation: MGDDCQRWRAVFWDIGGVILDIESVRDAHEVFLRRLVETHAPDTPVEDAIQTWRTAVGRYFSEREGTEFRPARTAYDRTVAEIAGESIPAPEWRPAFEAATSETLRPNPDAVETIDRLAESELHVGVLSDVDTEEGFRILEAFGVRERFDSIITSEMVGRTKPDRRMFETALREADVTAGEAIMIGDRYEHDMAGASAVGMTTIAYGADDGPDVDYAVDDLREVLSIAGVSSGRDGSDGR